One window from the genome of Candidatus Zixiibacteriota bacterium encodes:
- a CDS encoding PAS domain S-box protein, with protein sequence MHNDEPQGGNSAAPQGVSPDLSARDAGLLLEQAGIGLMVMDPAGTIRYANNAAPHLLGIEAGLVGRPMRDLLPLREHPRLAEILAAPGEDQPDAEWRILLSEPGGRGPQREIALEYSWLRTGADRRLYATVRAIGGSAARDAGSSRVSGTPAPELDYRAIADCAYDWETWIGLDGRLVWVNPAVHRITGYTQEECLVMADYPDALLHPDDRARMVRSFQGAMRGSTGNDIEFRVLRKDGRSVWVAVSWQPILSSAGVLLGHRSTIRDIGRRKAVEEELRESRRQLSTLLSNLPGMVYRSANEPEWPMDFVSDGCCALTGCEASEIMSGQVPYGNLIHPDDKQMVWDAVQAGITIGRPFQIRYRIVRKDGAVRWVWEQGRMVEMEGGRSALEGFIADITVPKLAEEELRRREQQYRSVVDSSPMGMHLYRLEPDGRLVFEGANPAADLILGVCNEKFLGMTIDEAFPQLAQTEVPQRYRQTAAHGVTWQTEQLTYQDERITGAFHVVAFQTAPGRMAAMFEDITERKRTQDALRESEHRFRLAFRTIPDAVAISRFDTGVFVEINEGFTANTGYTRDDVVGVPADQVRVWVDPRVREHLVRMLFERGHMENLEAEFRRKDGTVLVGLMSACLLTLNGRPHILSVTRNIQDLKDTQEALRREMERAQQYLDVAATLMMAVADDGRVLMVNRKGADLLGYREEQLIGRSWIRDLLADEDQEQTEATFQKVVSGRMQGLDYYECRVVTASGEKRLIAWYLTDFRDRHGAIRGILTSGIDITERRRMEEEMQRIYEQLEHEHDALQKKNIALREVLGQIEGEKDAIKRLVVANIESDIVPTVQRLRGMASEPQGPLLDLLEDSLAHIASEFAAGLKERFHGLTPRQVQICRLIKNGYSSKEIAESIGTSLLTVHKHREAIRDKLGLKNRNISLNSYLQTL encoded by the coding sequence GTGCACAACGACGAACCGCAGGGGGGGAATAGTGCCGCTCCGCAGGGAGTTTCCCCGGATCTGTCGGCACGCGATGCGGGATTGCTGCTGGAGCAGGCCGGTATCGGCCTGATGGTCATGGACCCCGCCGGCACAATCCGCTACGCCAACAACGCGGCGCCGCATCTGCTTGGGATCGAAGCGGGGCTGGTCGGCCGCCCGATGAGGGATCTCCTGCCCCTGCGGGAGCATCCGCGGCTGGCAGAAATCCTGGCGGCGCCGGGAGAGGACCAGCCCGATGCCGAATGGCGGATTCTCCTCAGCGAACCGGGCGGCCGTGGCCCCCAGCGCGAGATTGCCCTCGAATACAGTTGGCTGCGGACCGGCGCGGATCGGCGCCTGTATGCGACCGTGCGCGCGATCGGCGGTTCGGCGGCGCGAGACGCGGGGTCGTCGCGAGTTAGCGGAACTCCGGCGCCGGAGCTCGATTACCGGGCGATCGCCGACTGCGCCTACGACTGGGAGACATGGATAGGGCTCGACGGCCGCTTGGTGTGGGTGAACCCGGCCGTCCACCGCATCACCGGGTACACGCAGGAAGAGTGTTTGGTCATGGCCGACTATCCCGACGCGCTGCTGCATCCGGATGACCGCGCCCGCATGGTCCGCAGTTTCCAGGGGGCGATGCGCGGGAGCACGGGCAACGACATCGAGTTCCGGGTATTGCGCAAGGATGGGCGGTCCGTCTGGGTGGCGGTGTCGTGGCAGCCGATTCTCAGTTCGGCCGGGGTGCTGCTCGGCCACCGGTCAACGATCCGGGATATCGGGCGGCGCAAGGCGGTCGAGGAGGAACTTCGCGAAAGCCGCCGCCAACTGAGCACGCTTCTGAGCAATCTGCCCGGGATGGTGTACCGCAGCGCCAACGAGCCGGAGTGGCCGATGGATTTCGTCAGCGACGGGTGCTGTGCCCTGACCGGCTGCGAGGCCAGCGAAATCATGTCGGGCCAGGTTCCCTACGGCAACCTCATCCACCCCGACGACAAGCAGATGGTGTGGGACGCTGTGCAGGCCGGGATCACGATCGGCCGGCCGTTCCAGATCAGGTACCGGATTGTGCGCAAAGACGGCGCGGTCCGGTGGGTCTGGGAGCAGGGGCGGATGGTTGAAATGGAGGGGGGACGGTCAGCGCTGGAGGGGTTTATTGCCGACATCACGGTCCCAAAACTGGCCGAGGAGGAGCTGCGCCGCCGCGAGCAGCAGTACCGTTCGGTGGTGGATTCGTCGCCGATGGGAATGCACCTGTACCGGCTGGAGCCGGACGGGCGGCTGGTGTTCGAGGGGGCCAATCCGGCCGCGGACCTGATCCTCGGCGTCTGCAACGAGAAATTCCTCGGAATGACGATCGATGAGGCGTTTCCACAACTGGCGCAGACCGAAGTCCCGCAGCGTTACAGGCAGACGGCGGCCCACGGCGTAACGTGGCAGACCGAGCAGTTGACCTACCAGGACGAGCGCATCACGGGCGCTTTCCACGTGGTCGCGTTCCAGACTGCGCCGGGGCGCATGGCGGCCATGTTTGAGGATATCACGGAGCGGAAGCGGACGCAGGACGCTTTGCGCGAGAGCGAACACCGTTTCCGACTGGCTTTCCGCACGATCCCCGACGCCGTGGCGATCTCCCGCTTCGACACCGGCGTCTTTGTCGAGATCAACGAGGGGTTTACGGCCAACACCGGGTATACGCGCGACGACGTCGTGGGCGTGCCGGCCGACCAGGTCCGCGTCTGGGTCGACCCGCGGGTCCGCGAACATCTGGTGCGCATGCTCTTCGAACGCGGCCACATGGAGAACCTGGAAGCGGAGTTTCGGCGCAAAGACGGCACGGTGCTGGTCGGGCTCATGTCGGCCTGCCTGCTGACTCTCAACGGCCGGCCGCACATTCTCTCGGTCACCCGCAACATCCAGGATCTCAAAGACACTCAGGAGGCCCTCCGCCGCGAAATGGAACGGGCGCAGCAGTACCTGGATGTGGCGGCCACGCTGATGATGGCGGTCGCGGACGACGGCCGAGTGCTCATGGTCAACCGCAAGGGAGCGGACCTGCTGGGGTACCGGGAAGAACAGCTCATCGGGCGGTCGTGGATTCGGGATCTCCTGGCCGACGAGGACCAGGAGCAGACGGAAGCGACCTTCCAGAAAGTGGTGTCGGGGCGGATGCAGGGGCTGGATTACTACGAGTGCCGCGTAGTGACCGCCTCGGGCGAAAAGCGGCTCATTGCCTGGTACCTGACCGACTTCCGGGACAGACACGGAGCTATCCGGGGCATTTTGACTTCCGGGATCGACATCACCGAGCGGCGCCGGATGGAAGAGGAGATGCAGCGCATATACGAGCAGCTCGAGCATGAGCACGATGCCCTGCAGAAGAAGAACATTGCGCTGCGGGAGGTCCTCGGACAGATCGAGGGGGAAAAGGACGCCATCAAGCGTCTGGTGGTCGCCAACATCGAGTCGGATATTGTCCCTACCGTGCAGCGCCTCCGAGGCATGGCGAGCGAGCCCCAGGGGCCCCTGCTCGACCTGCTGGAGGACAGCCTCGCGCATATTGCGTCAGAATTTGCCGCCGGTCTAAAGGAGCGGTTTCACGGTCTGACGCCGCGGCAGGTACAGATCTGCCGCCTGATCAAGAACGGGTACAGCTCCAAGGAGATTGCGGAATCAATTGGGACATCGCTGCTTACAGTGCACAAGCACCGCGAGGCAATTCGTGACAAACTTGGGCTAAAGAACCGCAACATAAGTCTCAATTCTTATCTGCAGACACTATGA
- the traF gene encoding conjugal transfer protein TraF: MNSHPRTAYLLIPAAAAALLLAPGTPAAAASARGMAMGDAYIGLAAGVDAARYNPANLGLDGHRRSEVEIAGLGLNLTNNAFTLGDYNAYTGAFLTDDDKADLLSKVPPQGLALTADVQASAVSFAQGSFAFSTSGVGQAGVQLSRDLLELVLNGNTFGDSVSITGSYSDAVAYAAAGISYGRALYTAGSRQFAVGGTLKYLRGLAVEQVVELEGLAAAFATGLEGEGRLVARTASGGSGFALDLGAALKISDAYTAGLQVRNLVSRLSWSGTPEEHRYIFSFDTVTVDNMDDDFVVAESGTRSLDPFTTTLPAVLTAGFARTSGKLLWAIDWQQGFRRAAGASTKPRLGLGLESRHLRFLPLRAGFAAGGEQPTAFSFGSGVAAGPLFFDAAVMTGTDLSPYSAKGLNAALSIGLHL; encoded by the coding sequence ATGAATTCACACCCGCGCACAGCGTATCTGCTGATCCCGGCCGCAGCCGCCGCCCTGCTCCTTGCGCCGGGAACGCCTGCGGCGGCAGCCTCGGCCCGCGGGATGGCCATGGGGGACGCCTACATCGGCCTGGCCGCCGGCGTCGACGCAGCCCGCTACAATCCGGCCAATCTCGGTCTGGACGGCCACCGCCGGAGCGAGGTGGAGATCGCCGGCCTTGGGCTGAACCTGACCAACAACGCCTTCACCCTCGGCGATTACAACGCCTACACCGGCGCCTTCCTGACCGACGACGACAAGGCCGACCTCCTGAGCAAAGTGCCGCCGCAGGGACTTGCGCTCACAGCGGACGTCCAGGCCTCGGCCGTCTCGTTCGCCCAGGGCTCATTCGCCTTTAGCACTTCGGGCGTGGGGCAGGCCGGCGTCCAGCTCTCCCGCGACCTGCTCGAACTCGTGCTCAACGGGAACACTTTCGGCGATTCGGTGAGCATTACCGGTTCCTATTCGGACGCCGTCGCCTACGCCGCGGCGGGGATCTCGTACGGGCGCGCGCTCTACACGGCAGGCTCCCGCCAGTTCGCGGTCGGGGGGACGCTGAAATATCTCCGCGGGCTGGCCGTGGAGCAGGTGGTCGAACTCGAGGGGCTGGCCGCCGCTTTCGCCACCGGACTTGAAGGCGAGGGGCGCCTCGTCGCCCGCACCGCGAGCGGCGGTTCCGGCTTCGCCCTCGACCTCGGCGCCGCCCTGAAAATATCGGACGCCTATACCGCCGGCCTCCAGGTGCGCAACCTCGTCAGCCGCCTGTCGTGGAGCGGCACGCCCGAAGAGCACCGCTACATTTTCAGCTTCGACACCGTCACCGTGGACAACATGGACGACGATTTCGTGGTCGCGGAGAGCGGGACGCGGTCCCTCGATCCGTTCACCACGACTCTCCCGGCGGTCCTCACCGCCGGATTCGCCCGCACCTCCGGAAAGCTCCTCTGGGCGATCGACTGGCAGCAGGGGTTCCGCCGGGCGGCGGGGGCCTCCACCAAACCGCGGCTGGGTCTCGGCCTGGAGTCGCGGCACCTTCGGTTCCTCCCGCTGCGCGCCGGGTTTGCCGCCGGCGGCGAGCAGCCGACCGCCTTTTCGTTCGGCTCGGGCGTGGCCGCCGGTCCGCTTTTCTTCGACGCAGCGGTGATGACCGGGACCGACCTTTCGCCCTATTCGGCCAAGGGTCTGAACGCCGCCCTCTCTATCGGGCTGCACCTCTAA
- a CDS encoding M6 family metalloprotease domain-containing protein: protein MSRTHDLLISLLGLGVAASLGLAVSACPPHPDLLAKIEAGAQPAPYFLAHRPALRVQGVSTGMTMRRVPDGPPRLVPGQPPASGAYRALAVLVQFSDHPSAVPAVYFDSLLFDSAGRSLRSYYRDVSYAQLDIVTLNLPSAHGWRTAPQTYAWYVNNQNALGDYPQNSQRLTEDIVDQIDPFVNFSQYDNNGDGYVDAVILIHSGSGAEKTGSNADIWSHQWAITPRLKDGVYISDFTIQPELWVNPGDMTIGVYAHELGHAFGVPDLYDTDGTQSRGLGVWCLMAYGSWLGPGGMGGSPSHPSAWSRIRMGFAAYTNVTANAVGQEIAAVESGGPIYRLWSGGSPSPEYFLVENRQRTGYDSYLYSSGLFIWHIDETKATADNTDNTQEWWPGAGMNPAEHYRVALEQADGLWELEKRLDYGDAGDPFPGALDRRVFDATTTPNSDSYLAGTSFTKVDNISPSAAVMTADLIVGLAADVDSGDDNPTLPAAFELAQNYPNPFNPSTTISFELSGPMHVTLEIFNIVGQRVRTLMDGPAEAGRTERTWDGCDEAGRTAASGLYLYRLTTGSGSRARKMLLLK from the coding sequence ATGTCGCGCACACACGACCTGCTCATATCCCTGCTGGGCCTGGGAGTCGCCGCCTCCCTCGGGCTGGCGGTCTCGGCCTGTCCGCCGCATCCCGACCTGCTGGCGAAGATAGAAGCGGGCGCACAGCCGGCTCCGTATTTCCTGGCCCACCGGCCGGCTCTCCGCGTCCAGGGCGTGTCGACCGGCATGACCATGCGCCGCGTCCCCGACGGTCCGCCGCGGCTTGTCCCGGGCCAGCCGCCCGCGTCCGGCGCCTATCGGGCGCTGGCCGTCCTGGTCCAGTTCTCCGACCATCCCTCGGCCGTCCCGGCGGTCTATTTCGACTCGCTCCTGTTCGACTCGGCGGGCCGGTCGCTGCGCAGTTACTACCGCGATGTGTCCTACGCGCAGCTCGACATCGTGACCCTCAACCTCCCCTCCGCCCACGGGTGGCGGACGGCCCCGCAGACATACGCGTGGTACGTCAACAACCAGAACGCCCTCGGCGACTACCCGCAGAACAGCCAGCGGCTGACGGAGGATATCGTCGACCAGATTGACCCCTTTGTGAATTTCTCGCAATATGACAACAACGGCGACGGCTATGTTGACGCCGTGATTCTGATCCACTCCGGGTCGGGGGCCGAGAAGACCGGCAGCAACGCCGACATCTGGTCCCACCAGTGGGCCATCACGCCACGTCTCAAAGACGGCGTGTATATTTCCGACTTCACCATCCAGCCGGAGCTGTGGGTGAATCCGGGCGACATGACGATCGGCGTCTACGCCCACGAGCTGGGCCACGCCTTCGGCGTGCCCGACCTGTACGACACCGACGGCACGCAGTCGCGCGGCTTGGGCGTGTGGTGCCTCATGGCGTACGGATCCTGGCTCGGTCCCGGCGGCATGGGCGGCTCTCCCTCCCACCCCTCGGCCTGGAGCCGCATCCGGATGGGATTCGCCGCCTACACGAATGTGACGGCGAACGCGGTCGGGCAGGAGATCGCCGCAGTCGAAAGCGGCGGACCCATCTACCGCCTGTGGTCGGGAGGCTCGCCGAGCCCCGAGTACTTCCTCGTCGAGAACCGCCAGCGGACCGGCTATGACTCGTACCTGTACTCCTCGGGCCTGTTCATCTGGCATATCGATGAGACCAAGGCGACCGCCGACAACACCGACAACACCCAGGAGTGGTGGCCGGGCGCGGGGATGAATCCGGCCGAACACTACCGGGTGGCGCTGGAACAGGCGGACGGCCTCTGGGAGCTGGAGAAGAGGCTCGATTACGGCGACGCCGGCGATCCTTTCCCCGGCGCTCTCGACCGCCGGGTCTTCGACGCGACGACGACCCCGAATTCCGACTCCTACCTCGCCGGCACCTCGTTTACGAAAGTGGACAACATTTCGCCCTCGGCCGCCGTGATGACCGCCGATCTCATTGTCGGGCTGGCGGCCGATGTTGATTCGGGCGACGACAATCCCACGCTGCCGGCCGCGTTCGAGCTCGCGCAGAACTACCCCAACCCGTTCAACCCGAGCACCACCATCAGTTTCGAATTGAGCGGCCCGATGCACGTGACGCTGGAGATCTTCAACATTGTCGGGCAGCGCGTGCGGACCCTGATGGACGGGCCGGCGGAGGCGGGGCGGACGGAGCGGACGTGGGACGGGTGCGATGAGGCCGGGCGGACGGCCGCCTCGGGTCTCTACCTGTACCGCCTCACCACCGGCTCGGGCAGCCGGGCGCGAAAAATGCTGTTGCTGAAATAG
- a CDS encoding zinc-ribbon domain-containing protein, translating to MDRGFEPKILICSECGQEFVFTAAAQQYFAERGYMDDPKRCKTCHTQYKKDQRSGSRTADYNHSEIHYPE from the coding sequence ATGGATCGCGGATTCGAGCCTAAAATCCTCATTTGCAGTGAGTGCGGACAGGAGTTCGTGTTCACCGCCGCTGCGCAGCAGTACTTTGCCGAGCGCGGGTACATGGACGACCCGAAGCGCTGCAAGACCTGCCACACGCAGTACAAGAAGGATCAGCGGAGCGGCAGCCGGACGGCCGACTACAACCACTCCGAGATCCACTATCCCGAGTAG
- a CDS encoding dockerin type I repeat-containing protein, with protein MRKRTFLWFVILGLGLAAGSTASAVSDDPLALIAQDYRAGAITLDQKVLLQIQAITSPAALPDRYVSAGLAASGGALTRCATPVILEIRREWELLQPETKAVFSAAFQRAVTEAEYLSPSGWFKLHYDTTGADAVPPEDADMTGVPDLVEKCAAYLDSSRTRHLDYGYRMPPPDSGLGGDDLFDVYFEETGAYGYAMPEGPGPEPWNDVYSYLVLNNDFLGFAPNYDPEGDQLGAAKATCAHEFHHCVQFAYDSNEDSWFMEMDATHIEDIVFDATDDNYNYLPTFFNAPERSLMEAGSHAYSTFLWGIYLAESFDTLLMPAIWEGARFQTAFAAMTDTLFGQYGWTRDSAFADFTVWNYLTSGRDDGLHYGETYPQSVKIGRAHSMYPVLLQTSPSNAAGYGACYIEFYPGSKIGRLEVTVNGDDARQWSAYLIKSTAPNVHTVEKIPLASGSYFGVGRVPEFESYYRVALVVANIMEYSSGAFFNYSAEVIPPYEVTCAAVTLDSSVYSGGRRDFEFLITNVAPLSDIIDVTARDDSGWVVSGPAAYSLSPESDSVVRVQIAPPEGTVLGSVSAVWCRAASRGNPAVVDSQLVFAQTVLQRGDVNFDGGIQVSDLTYFIAYLFRGGAAPVPAVAAGDVSCDGGVDVRDLSALVAYLFRGGSPAPCNPY; from the coding sequence ATGCGCAAGCGCACGTTCCTCTGGTTCGTCATCCTTGGCCTCGGGCTCGCCGCCGGGTCGACGGCGAGCGCTGTTTCCGATGATCCTCTCGCGCTCATCGCGCAGGACTACCGGGCCGGCGCAATCACGCTCGACCAGAAAGTGCTGCTGCAGATCCAGGCCATCACGAGCCCTGCGGCTCTGCCCGACCGTTACGTTTCCGCCGGGCTGGCCGCGAGCGGCGGCGCGCTCACCCGGTGCGCGACCCCGGTAATTCTGGAGATCCGGCGCGAGTGGGAATTGCTGCAGCCGGAGACGAAAGCGGTCTTCAGCGCGGCCTTCCAGCGGGCGGTCACGGAGGCGGAGTACCTGTCCCCGAGCGGCTGGTTCAAGCTCCACTACGACACGACGGGAGCGGACGCGGTCCCGCCCGAGGATGCGGACATGACCGGAGTTCCGGATCTCGTTGAGAAGTGCGCAGCTTATCTCGACAGCTCGCGGACCCGGCACCTGGACTACGGCTACCGGATGCCCCCGCCGGACAGCGGGCTCGGCGGCGATGACCTGTTCGATGTCTACTTCGAGGAGACGGGGGCGTATGGCTACGCGATGCCGGAGGGTCCCGGTCCGGAGCCCTGGAACGACGTCTACAGCTACCTCGTGCTCAATAACGACTTTCTCGGTTTCGCTCCCAACTATGATCCGGAGGGGGATCAACTGGGGGCGGCCAAAGCGACCTGCGCGCACGAATTCCACCACTGCGTGCAGTTTGCGTATGACAGCAACGAGGACTCCTGGTTCATGGAAATGGACGCCACGCACATCGAGGACATCGTCTTTGACGCCACCGACGACAACTACAACTACCTCCCGACGTTTTTCAACGCCCCGGAACGGTCGCTGATGGAGGCCGGGTCCCATGCCTACTCGACCTTCCTCTGGGGCATTTACCTGGCCGAGAGTTTCGACACCTTGCTCATGCCGGCGATCTGGGAAGGGGCGCGCTTCCAGACGGCCTTCGCGGCCATGACGGACACGCTCTTCGGGCAGTACGGCTGGACCCGCGACAGCGCCTTTGCCGACTTCACGGTCTGGAACTACCTGACCTCGGGGCGCGACGACGGTCTGCACTACGGCGAGACCTACCCGCAGTCGGTGAAGATCGGGCGCGCGCACAGTATGTACCCGGTGTTGCTGCAGACGTCGCCCTCCAACGCGGCGGGCTACGGCGCCTGTTATATCGAATTCTACCCCGGCTCCAAGATCGGCCGCCTGGAGGTCACGGTGAACGGCGACGATGCCCGGCAGTGGTCGGCGTACCTGATTAAGTCGACGGCGCCGAACGTGCACACGGTCGAGAAGATCCCGCTCGCGTCCGGTTCCTACTTCGGGGTCGGCCGGGTGCCGGAGTTTGAGTCCTACTACCGGGTCGCGCTCGTGGTGGCCAACATCATGGAGTACTCCTCCGGCGCGTTCTTCAACTACTCGGCCGAGGTTATCCCCCCGTACGAGGTGACATGTGCGGCGGTGACCCTGGATTCGTCGGTCTACTCCGGCGGGCGCCGCGATTTCGAGTTCCTCATCACCAACGTCGCCCCGCTCTCCGACATCATTGACGTGACGGCCCGGGACGACTCGGGATGGGTGGTGTCCGGTCCGGCGGCCTACAGCCTGAGTCCGGAGTCGGATTCGGTGGTGCGGGTGCAAATTGCGCCGCCCGAGGGGACAGTGCTCGGGAGCGTGTCGGCGGTGTGGTGCCGGGCCGCCTCGCGGGGCAACCCCGCGGTGGTTGATTCCCAGTTGGTGTTCGCGCAGACGGTTCTTCAGCGGGGGGACGTGAATTTCGACGGCGGCATCCAGGTGAGCGACCTGACCTATTTCATCGCCTATCTCTTCCGCGGCGGCGCCGCGCCGGTCCCCGCGGTCGCGGCCGGGGACGTTTCCTGCGATGGCGGGGTGGATGTGCGCGACCTGTCCGCCCTCGTCGCCTACCTGTTCCGCGGCGGGAGCCCGGCTCCCTGCAATCCGTACTGA
- the tadA gene encoding Flp pilus assembly complex ATPase component TadA, producing the protein MEKKKIGDLLVEKGYVTAAQVEDALAEQTLTGRRLGEILVSRNALTEDQLVDVVSERLGIPKITLTAMVIDPEVIRRVPVGLARRYTLIPIFEIGATLTLAMADPLNIIAIDEIRYLTGKNIKRAIATPGEIKAAIDEFYSVADSLNQIIGAHAAPAGESGAPRPGADVESESAVVRMVNLMIEQAAKDRASDIHIEPEENRLRIRYRINGAMREEAAPPKAMQNELISRIKIAANLDVSEKRLPQDGRFMMTVDKAAIDLRVSTLPTIHGEKIVIRLLDRRNLLLSFRQLGFGPTLETAWKTVIYRPEGLILISGPTSSGKTSTLYATLHEINSVEKNIITVEDPVEYSLPLIIQIQINEKAGLTFPTCLRAILRQNPDVIMIGEIRDPETARMAIRSALTGHTVFSTIHTNDAPSAIARLVDMDIERYLVASALKGVLAQRLVRVTCPECAAPYRPAESVLLQAGLRDRDSQFDFRKGVGCPKCKNTGFRGLTGIYEYVEVTPTIADMLMRNAPLNEIRESARRQGYVPLFEAGLEAVRAGRVCLEELLKETSNAEDYLRPGESASRRAVHAEPV; encoded by the coding sequence ATGGAAAAAAAGAAAATCGGCGACCTCCTGGTCGAAAAGGGCTACGTCACCGCCGCCCAGGTCGAGGACGCGCTGGCCGAGCAGACGCTCACCGGCCGGCGCCTGGGCGAAATTCTCGTGTCCAGAAATGCCCTCACCGAGGACCAGCTCGTCGACGTCGTCTCCGAACGGCTGGGCATACCGAAGATCACGCTCACCGCCATGGTCATCGACCCCGAGGTGATCCGCCGTGTTCCGGTCGGCCTCGCCCGCCGCTACACCCTCATTCCGATCTTCGAAATCGGGGCCACCCTGACGCTGGCGATGGCCGATCCGCTGAATATCATCGCCATCGACGAAATCCGCTACCTTACCGGCAAGAACATCAAGCGGGCCATCGCCACCCCGGGGGAGATCAAGGCCGCGATCGACGAATTCTACTCGGTGGCCGACTCGCTCAACCAGATCATCGGCGCCCACGCCGCCCCGGCCGGCGAGTCGGGCGCGCCCCGTCCGGGCGCCGACGTCGAATCGGAGAGCGCCGTCGTGCGGATGGTCAACCTCATGATCGAGCAGGCGGCCAAGGACCGCGCCTCGGACATCCACATTGAGCCCGAGGAAAACCGCCTGCGCATCCGCTACCGCATCAACGGCGCCATGCGCGAGGAGGCGGCCCCGCCCAAAGCCATGCAGAACGAACTGATCTCGCGCATCAAGATCGCCGCCAACCTCGACGTCTCCGAGAAGCGCCTCCCGCAGGACGGCCGCTTCATGATGACCGTCGACAAGGCCGCGATCGACCTCCGCGTCTCGACCCTGCCGACGATCCACGGCGAGAAGATCGTCATCCGCCTGCTCGACCGGCGCAACCTGCTGCTCTCGTTCCGGCAGTTGGGGTTCGGCCCGACCCTCGAGACCGCCTGGAAAACGGTCATTTACAGGCCGGAAGGCCTCATCCTGATTTCCGGCCCGACCTCGAGCGGCAAGACCTCGACCCTCTATGCCACCCTGCACGAAATCAACTCCGTGGAGAAGAACATCATCACGGTCGAAGACCCGGTCGAATACTCCCTGCCGCTCATCATCCAGATCCAGATCAACGAGAAGGCCGGGCTCACCTTTCCGACCTGCCTGCGGGCGATCCTGCGCCAGAATCCCGACGTCATCATGATCGGCGAGATCCGCGACCCGGAGACGGCTCGGATGGCCATTCGCTCGGCGCTGACGGGGCACACGGTGTTCTCGACAATCCACACCAACGACGCCCCCTCGGCCATCGCCCGCCTCGTCGACATGGACATCGAGCGCTATCTGGTGGCCTCGGCGCTCAAGGGCGTGCTGGCCCAGCGGCTCGTGCGCGTCACCTGCCCCGAATGCGCGGCCCCCTATCGGCCGGCGGAGTCGGTGCTGCTGCAGGCCGGGCTGCGCGACCGGGACAGTCAGTTCGATTTCCGCAAGGGCGTCGGGTGCCCGAAGTGCAAGAACACCGGGTTCCGGGGCCTCACCGGCATTTACGAGTATGTCGAGGTGACTCCGACGATCGCCGACATGCTCATGCGCAACGCGCCCCTCAACGAGATCCGGGAGTCGGCCCGCCGCCAGGGTTACGTGCCCCTGTTCGAGGCCGGTCTGGAGGCCGTGCGGGCTGGCCGCGTCTGCCTTGAGGAACTGCTCAAAGAGACCTCGAACGCCGAGGATTACCTCCGGCCGGGGGAGAGCGCGTCGCGGAGAGCCGTCCATGCAGAGCCGGTATAA